The following proteins come from a genomic window of Gimesia chilikensis:
- a CDS encoding glycosyltransferase, whose product MKRIAVIFDNRPRPETTGLYCRRALGELVCSGQLAEVEHFTPDEYDAIPRQYFDLFLFVDDGLIQQIPEHLKPAAWWAIDTHLEYERALILAQQADWTFAAQKRGVLKLVSDGIENASWLPLACDPEIHGKRKVDLRYDLAFVGNGFPGERERLLSLIQHRFPKTFVGNRYLDEMAEIYSASKIVFNRSLLDDLNMRVFEGLCSGALMITNSLPESSGQAELFQDQKHLVNYSNDDQLWEVMEYYLHHDAERLKIAEAGRQEVLRAHTYRHRMESMLNAISNTTEMQKELAVPGNQMNESSVVLRSSIQTKANDYFEHDRADVLAMIPETARNILEIGCGGGRLGASIKRRQAAHVTGVEYDPVAAQRARKNLDEVLNGDIESGSIKFENNSFDCIVCADVLEHLRSPETVLALAQEWLKPDGCLVTSLPNIRNHTIIRSLLAGNWTYETAGLLDIDHVRFFTRREIEKLLYRTGFSVEEMKMVGGEGYQDWVNQGSPIELSIGGLQIRAASVDEAAEFYAYQYLTRSVSRNKWKGSKTSIIIVTHNQFQFTKQCVESILLRTDEPIELIFVDNASSDGTARYLQSIAGAKVICNESNRGFPAAVNQGIELATGESILLLNNDTIVSTGWLERMLNVLYSSDQIGLVGPVSNQVSGPQQIAVNYRHVNELDGFAWDWGQVNRGKVLETERLVGFCLLIKKSVLDQIGGLDERFGVGNFEDDDLCRRARGVGYRTLIAIDSFVHHFGSVSFQGAGYNLGQILQENQKIYQQKWDSPSSGSTGTVKPTEFKHTQVTSGKDRPLFTVEQTAQGLKLQPNQIRLSACLIVRDNEETIRPCLETLKPWVDEIVVVDTGSQDATPDICEELGARVFHWPWRDDFAAARNESIDHARGEWIFWMDSDDTLPEHCGRQLRELVDGPHPDEMMGYVAQVHCPGKEPSDITAVDHVKLFRNRPDLRFEFRIHEQIIPSIRRAQGEVGWTGIYVVHSGSDQSQQGRARKLTRDFRLLEKELNDRPEHPFVLFNLGMTHADAGQYELAVDYLTRCINVSGQAESHLCKAYALLVNALSQLDRRQQAWEIVKDGLKLFPDNKELLFRLALLDHQFERYQEAAHTYHRILDEETERSFTSVDQGIASFKARHNLAVVYEDWDRFPEAENQWRILTSEHQEYFPGWRGLGENLLSQNKSKKLRQLLQGVQSRNDLQSLIHYFEGKLAILSEEYDQAKLHYELGLQIDQNNIPLLNEICRWHFECGNPIDSEHYLQRLISVNPDDPASFANLGVVLMQQGKYETAAHAFAESLKYRPDRPDVVQNLEYCQKHSSQKISATNGN is encoded by the coding sequence GTGAAACGGATTGCTGTGATTTTCGATAACCGACCCCGCCCGGAAACGACAGGACTTTACTGCCGTAGGGCACTTGGAGAGTTAGTTTGCTCCGGTCAATTGGCCGAAGTAGAGCATTTTACTCCGGATGAATACGATGCTATTCCCAGACAATACTTCGATCTCTTTCTATTTGTCGATGATGGTTTGATTCAGCAGATCCCAGAGCATCTTAAGCCAGCTGCATGGTGGGCCATTGACACCCATCTTGAATACGAAAGAGCATTGATCCTGGCACAACAGGCTGACTGGACTTTCGCAGCACAGAAGCGTGGGGTCTTAAAATTAGTGTCAGACGGGATTGAGAACGCATCCTGGTTACCACTGGCCTGTGACCCGGAGATTCACGGAAAGCGAAAAGTCGATTTAAGGTACGATCTGGCGTTTGTCGGAAATGGTTTTCCCGGTGAACGTGAACGCCTACTTTCGCTGATTCAGCATCGGTTTCCAAAGACTTTTGTTGGCAATCGATATCTGGATGAAATGGCCGAAATTTATTCAGCCTCAAAAATTGTATTCAATCGATCGTTACTCGATGATCTCAATATGCGAGTTTTTGAGGGGCTGTGTAGTGGCGCCTTGATGATTACAAATTCGTTACCGGAATCATCGGGGCAGGCTGAATTGTTCCAGGATCAGAAACATCTAGTTAATTATTCCAATGACGATCAGTTATGGGAAGTGATGGAATATTATCTACACCATGATGCAGAGCGTTTAAAAATAGCAGAAGCGGGACGCCAGGAGGTCTTGCGGGCACACACCTATCGCCATCGCATGGAATCGATGCTGAATGCTATTAGCAATACTACTGAAATGCAAAAAGAACTGGCAGTTCCCGGCAACCAAATGAATGAATCATCAGTTGTGTTACGTTCCTCGATTCAGACAAAAGCGAATGATTATTTTGAACATGACCGCGCCGATGTCCTGGCAATGATTCCCGAAACGGCTCGGAACATTCTGGAAATTGGCTGTGGCGGAGGTAGGCTGGGAGCATCAATAAAACGTCGTCAAGCTGCACATGTCACAGGTGTGGAATACGACCCAGTTGCTGCTCAACGTGCACGAAAGAATCTTGATGAGGTATTAAACGGCGATATCGAATCCGGTAGCATTAAGTTCGAAAATAATTCGTTTGACTGTATTGTCTGTGCCGATGTTTTGGAGCATCTCCGTTCTCCAGAAACTGTATTAGCTCTCGCCCAAGAGTGGCTGAAGCCGGATGGTTGTCTAGTCACAAGTCTCCCCAATATTCGAAACCATACAATTATCCGCTCTTTGCTGGCGGGTAACTGGACCTACGAAACTGCCGGCTTACTTGACATTGACCATGTTCGTTTTTTTACGCGGAGGGAAATCGAAAAACTCCTCTATCGGACAGGTTTTTCCGTAGAAGAGATGAAGATGGTAGGGGGAGAGGGATATCAGGATTGGGTGAACCAGGGAAGTCCGATTGAACTTTCGATTGGTGGGTTACAGATTCGGGCCGCCTCTGTAGATGAGGCAGCTGAGTTTTATGCATATCAATACCTCACGCGTTCAGTAAGTCGAAATAAATGGAAAGGAAGTAAGACTTCCATCATAATCGTCACCCATAATCAATTTCAGTTTACGAAACAGTGTGTAGAAAGCATTCTACTCAGAACAGATGAGCCGATTGAACTGATATTCGTCGATAATGCGTCCAGTGATGGAACTGCTCGATATCTGCAATCAATTGCTGGTGCAAAAGTGATTTGCAATGAGAGCAACCGAGGTTTTCCAGCTGCAGTAAATCAGGGAATCGAACTCGCCACAGGTGAGTCTATTCTGTTGTTAAATAATGACACGATTGTGTCTACTGGCTGGTTGGAGCGGATGCTCAATGTTCTGTATTCCTCCGATCAAATTGGTCTGGTTGGCCCTGTTTCAAATCAGGTCAGTGGTCCTCAGCAGATTGCCGTCAATTATCGCCATGTTAATGAGCTGGATGGATTTGCCTGGGATTGGGGGCAGGTAAATCGTGGAAAGGTACTAGAAACAGAACGACTGGTTGGTTTTTGTTTATTGATAAAAAAATCAGTGCTCGATCAGATTGGTGGCCTGGATGAGAGATTTGGGGTAGGGAATTTTGAGGATGACGATTTATGCCGCCGTGCCCGCGGGGTTGGCTATCGGACCTTGATCGCGATCGATAGTTTTGTGCATCATTTCGGAAGTGTTTCGTTTCAGGGAGCAGGTTATAACCTGGGACAGATCCTACAGGAAAATCAAAAAATTTATCAGCAGAAATGGGACTCACCAAGTAGCGGCTCAACTGGAACTGTAAAGCCAACCGAATTTAAGCACACGCAAGTCACATCAGGAAAAGACAGGCCTTTATTTACAGTCGAACAAACTGCACAGGGGCTGAAATTACAGCCCAATCAAATCCGATTATCCGCTTGTTTAATTGTAAGAGATAATGAAGAAACGATTCGTCCCTGCTTAGAGACTCTGAAGCCATGGGTTGATGAAATCGTTGTAGTCGACACGGGATCACAAGATGCAACTCCTGATATTTGTGAAGAACTGGGGGCACGAGTTTTCCACTGGCCCTGGCGGGATGATTTTGCAGCCGCTCGCAATGAATCAATAGATCATGCACGTGGTGAATGGATCTTTTGGATGGATTCGGATGACACTTTACCCGAGCATTGCGGCAGGCAGTTGCGCGAACTGGTCGATGGTCCTCATCCGGACGAGATGATGGGGTATGTCGCCCAGGTACATTGTCCCGGTAAGGAACCATCGGATATCACTGCTGTGGACCATGTTAAACTTTTTCGGAATCGTCCTGACTTACGGTTTGAGTTTCGAATTCACGAACAGATTATTCCGTCCATACGCAGGGCGCAAGGGGAAGTAGGCTGGACCGGTATTTATGTCGTACACTCGGGTTCTGATCAATCACAGCAAGGAAGAGCCCGGAAGCTAACACGGGATTTTAGATTGCTGGAAAAAGAATTGAATGATCGTCCCGAACATCCTTTTGTTTTATTCAATCTGGGTATGACTCACGCTGATGCAGGGCAATATGAATTAGCCGTCGATTATCTGACACGTTGTATCAATGTTTCGGGCCAAGCTGAATCTCATCTCTGTAAGGCGTATGCACTGCTCGTCAATGCGCTATCTCAATTGGATCGACGACAACAAGCATGGGAAATCGTTAAGGATGGTCTCAAGCTGTTTCCCGATAATAAAGAATTATTATTTCGACTGGCTCTGTTAGATCATCAGTTTGAAAGATATCAAGAAGCTGCTCATACATATCATCGAATTCTGGATGAGGAAACCGAACGAAGTTTTACGAGCGTTGATCAAGGGATTGCCAGTTTTAAGGCGCGCCATAATCTGGCGGTGGTCTATGAAGACTGGGATCGCTTTCCAGAAGCGGAAAATCAATGGCGGATTCTGACGAGTGAACACCAAGAATACTTTCCTGGATGGCGCGGTCTTGGCGAAAATCTGTTGTCGCAGAATAAAAGTAAGAAGCTGAGGCAACTACTTCAAGGTGTCCAGTCTAGAAACGACCTTCAGTCCCTGATTCACTATTTTGAAGGGAAACTCGCCATCCTTTCTGAAGAGTATGATCAGGCAAAACTACATTATGAACTTGGACTACAGATTGATCAAAACAATATTCCACTACTAAATGAAATCTGCCGTTGGCACTTCGAATGTGGTAACCCCATCGATTCAGAACACTATTTACAGCGATTGATTTCCGTTAACCCTGATGATCCTGCTTCATTTGCGAATTTAGGAGTCGTCTTGATGCAGCAGGGTAAATATGAAACGGCCGCACACGCGTTTGCGGAATCTTTGAAATATCGTCCGGATCGTCCAGATGTCGTTCAAAATCTGGAGTACTGCCAGAAACATTCAAGCCAGAAAATATCAGCTACTAATGGCAATTAA